The Thermincola ferriacetica genome segment GCGCCTGTGCCGATTGCCATGACCCACATGCTTCAAAATACAGAGGCATGACCAGGCTGCCGGGTAAGGCGCTGTGCTTCACCTGCCACTATGACCGGCAGAGTGAGACCCTGCAGCCCGTACAGCATCTGCCCTTCAGTACGGGTGAATGTACCAACTGCCACGGCGCCCATGCCACCAATGCCGATGCGTTGCTTCTGTTGCCGGGTAACAGTTTGTGCCTGAGTTGCCATGTGGGCATGAATGAAAAACTGAAAACGGGTTATGTACATACCCCGGTGAAGAGAAAATGTACCGAGTGCCATGTGCCGCATGCATCCAGGTACCCGGCTCTGCTGCCCGAACAGAGGACCAACTTGTGTTACCTGTGTCACGGTGACCTGCGTCCGGAGTTCCAGAAAGCGTCCAGGCATCCTGTGGGTAACGGACTTCTGGAGTGCGACGGTTGCCATGACCCGCATGTAGGGAAAGGACCGAAACTGGAAAGAGAAAAGGGTAATCAATTATGCTACTTATGCCACCTTGGGCTGGAGTCCACTTATGAACAACTGGCCCACGCTAAGAAGGCCAAGGGCCCGGGTGGGGTAGGGGCATGTACCAATTGCCATGTGCCGCACGGGTCCCAGTGGAAGCCGCTGCTGCGCGACAAGCAAGAGCCCATGTGCAACAACTGTCATACCAAGATTGCCAAGGCCAGGATTAACCATCCCTTCGGGGAACAGTATAAAGACCCATGGCACGGCGGGACCATGCACTGCACTAGTTGTCACGGACCGCATGGGACGCCTTATAAGAAATTTACTTTACTGCCGGATGACGGGTTCTGTCTGAAGTGCCATGGTGAGAAACGGAAGGACAATGCAAAGTACTATACAGTACACCGTCTGGTTCCGGCGAAAAATGAGCCCAAGCCAAAAGAGGTGGAAACAAAGGTACCGCCGAGGAGTGCGAATAAGACGAAGGCTATAAACAAGAAGGCCGGAGGACCTTAGTAAACTTGCTTTGAAACATGAAAGCTAGGGGGATAAGACATGGAGCAGACAAATTCGGAAGTTTCCCTTCGTACAGCGGTAATTATTTTGATTGCGGTTATCACAGCGCTGGCAGTAATTGGTTTATATGTAGGTAATAAGTTTTTTTGGAAGCCAGTTGATGCCAGAACTGTGGCGGAGAAGCGCTTTGACAGCATTGAGACAGCTTATAAAAATAATCCCAAAGACAAACAGGCTGCTTTAGCCTATGCTATTGCGTTGTATACACAGGGAAAGAACGGTGCTGCGGAAAAACTGTTTGCGGAATTGGCAAGGAAAAACCCCGGAGATAACGCAATTCTGGTAAATTACGCAAGTTTTAAAAAGGACACGGGCGACAGGAAAAAAGCTGCAGAACTGTTCGAAAAGGTGCTCAAAAAAAGTCCGTACTTTGTACCGGCCAATGTTCAATATGCGGTTTTGTTACGTGAACAGGGCAAATATGAGGAGGCTCTGACGAAGATTGACAATGCTTTGAGGATTGAACCTGCTGCTGCTGATATCCTTCTGGAAAAAGCAAAAATTTATATTGCGATGAAGGATGGTCAGAAGGCTAAAGAGTATTTGCAAAGGGCTCTGAAATTTGTTCCCAATTATGAAGAGGCACAAAAACTTATGAAACAACTGGAACAGGAAGGTAAATAATATGGCCAAAAAAATATCGAGATCAACCCTGCTGAACATTATATTGGGAGCTGCTTTAATCGTTGTGCTTGTATTCGGATATTTTTACTTCAAGAGAGTAAGTCCTGTTGAAGTAGCGCAGACAGTAGTTCCAGCCAATTTGCCGGAATATGAATTTATGTTTCCGATTTATGGTGGAGAAAAGGAATTCAATAATCCGTATGAGATACTGGCTTTTAATGACGCAGTGTACGTGTCCGACAGTAAAAATGCCAGGATTGCCGTCTATGACCGAACCGGAAAGCACCTGAAAGACATTGTTTCCAAGGAAATGAAGTATCCGGCAGGTATGTACTGGGACGGCGAACGTTTGTGGGTGGCCGAAGCCATGAACCATAAGGTTCTGGTTATGAATGCCGACGGTAATATGCTGGACAGAATTTCACTTGACAATAAAGTTCTGGTTGCCGATATTGCCGTAAATGGAAATAAATTGTATCTAATCAATATAAGGGCGATGCGGATTGAGATATATGACCTGAATACCAGAAAACTTATTAAGAGTTTTGGGGGGATCGGCAAGGAGGAAGGAAAACTTTATTATCCCTATGACCTTACGGTCAGGGACGGAAAACTGTATGTAGCAGATTCGCTTAATAACAGGATTAATATTTATGACTTGGACGGTAAATTTATCATGACTCTGCCCAAACGTACAGGCGATCCGAAAAAGGGCGGCCTTTCTGTCCCACGCGGGCTTGCATTTGATAAATCCGGCGTGTTGTACACTGTCGAGGGCATGGCTCACCGAGTTACTGCCATTAACGATAAGGGAGAAATACTTATGCAGCTTACCAAGAGTCAGCCCCTCAACGAAGAAGAGGTAATGGATATTACTCTTCCAACCGATGTGACCTTTGATGAAGTTGGTCGTATGTATGTTCTCGAACACGGATTTAAGCGTATACTGGTTTATAAAAGAAAATAGCCTGGAAAGGAGGTGACAAAGATGAAAAAGTTAGTTTTAATTTCCTTAGTGGCCGGTCTGATTACCCTCATGGTGTCTGCAAATGCTTTTGCCGAAGAACCTTACTACCATGGCGACTTTGCTGCTGATACCACCGGGTGCGCCAAGTGTCACGTTACCCACGCCGGTGCTGCCAAGGCGTTGTTGATTGCAGGTCCCAAGCAGACCGACTTCTGCTACTATTGTCATAACGGTATACTGAAAAGTCCGTATGATGCGGAAAACGGCCAGATAGAAACAAGTACCGGACTTCATGCTTCCCTGGCCGGCGGTTTCTTGAAGACCTTTGACTTTGACAACAAAGTATATGGCACTGATGACAGCAACACTGCCAATTATGTTTATAGCACATCCGTTCACGGTGTGGAAAATTATGATAGCAATGACTGGCTTAACGGAGTGCAGATTCCAGGTGGTAGCAATACTTTAACCGGTGATTTCCGCTGCGGTTCCTGCCATGACCCTCACGCCGGCGGTACTTATCCGGCAGCGGGTGTGATGCCGCGTCTGTTAAAGAAAACCTTGCCGGCTGCTAACCTTAATCCGGCAGACCATCAGGACTGGGAGTTCACTGCCGTTGCTGCTTCTACTACTGGGGGCTTCAAGTCCAAGGTTGTAACTGACTACGGTGTCAATGCCGGTGTATGGTGTGCAGGCTGCCATGACCTCTTTAATCAGACAGCCCACAATGCCGGTCAGACGCAGGAGACTATTACCGGTAAATACATGCACCGGATGAATTTCGTCATTAATGCAAGTCAGGTTACCAACATTCAGCATGCTACTATTGACAAACTGGCTTTGGCTGATAACGCCGGTGCCAAGACACTGACCTGCCTCACCTGTCACAGGGCGCACGGTACGGCTTCTTCTGTGAACGCCGGTCTTGTATTCCCGCGTGCCGCTTCGTACTTGCACGGTGACGGCACTGCAGCATCCAATACGCAGAGGTCCAGCGTCCTGCTGAGAGAAAAGAACAGGGACGTCTGCTATGACTGCCATGGTGCTGCCCAGTACAATACGCCGACGTTGCAGGCTAATTAACATTGTCTGATACGAGTGCCCAGTTTCCCATCTGGGCACTTTCTCTGTTTTTGGGGGTTTTCGACAAATATATCAAAAATTTTTGTTAGTTTGATAATGAAAGTCATTATATAAAAAAGCAGTTTTGTTTCCGGGGCCTCATTGCTTGCTGCAGAGGATCAGAAGTTTCCACAAAGTTCAATATTAAAACTTTTACAATAGTGCATTAAAATATAGAATGCAGCATAGGAATTATCAGATCTGGCTGGAATAGATTATATTATTGGAAGGGAGGTTACAAATTGAGAAAGTACCTATTTCTGGTCAGTATGGCACTGGGCATATATTTGTTTTCTTTTGGCGGTTTTGCCGGTGCTGTTTCCGGTGACTGTAGCAAATGTCACGGAGACCTGGTAACGAGTTTTGAGCTGGATGCACCGAATCCTGAATTGACATGTGCGGTGTGCCATAACCATTACGCTATGAATGCCAAGCACCCTTATCCCAATTGGACGGCACAGTATGTTACAGGCATAGGATATTTTAAGAGTGCAGACAGTGTGTTAACAGGGCCGCCGGCCATACACAATTATCACAACGGTTCGAATACTCCGGCCGGTACCAACAGTTGCGGTAAGTGTCACAGGGCAGTCAAATGTGAATCTTGTCATCAAAATGTCAAACATAAACAACATGGAAGCTCAGAAATAACCAGTTTCCCTGCCTATGTTGTTGCTGACGGAAAAGCCTATGCTTCGCAACAGCTATCCTGTGCAGCTTCAAATTGCCACAGGTTTTACTCACCTGGTATTGTACGCACTAATTCCAACGGGACACAACTGTGTGTAAATTGCCACAGCACAGATAAGAGTGGGCATAATGAAACGAATTTGGGGCCTTTGCATGATTCTTTCTCTTCCACCTTGAATATCGGGGTCACTAATTATCAGGTTTCGTGTGAAGGTTGTCATGCTGCTACATTATCGGCCGAACATAAAAAAGCGGCCGGGAGGCTGGGTCAACCGGAGGACAATGAATGTGGCTACTGTCACGGCGCCTCCGCTCAATCAACTGTTGCGGCTGAAGTTAGTGATATCAAAACAGCAAATGCACAAATTAAAGATCCGAAATTGAAGGCTGAAAACCGCGGCTGTGTGAAATGCCATTTTAATATTGCTGTACTACCGGCAAGACCTTCCGAGCATTTGACTTATCATATAGCTGTTAACAGTAATAACTTAAGTGTTGTTGGAGGGCCGCATAAAGACTGTAATACCTGCCATGCTAACGTTAAATTGTTTTCTACTATAAGCAATTTGGCCAGAACGCCCATAGATCAACGGAAATATGATTGTTTTGTGTGTCATAACCAACAATTTAATTTAGCTCCGGTACATAAAGCAGGACTTGATGGACAGTTGTCTGACGTAAATGAGGTGCACTATGGCTGTAATACGTGTCACACTCCGGGTACTAAGCCGTCAGAGAAAGTAGCGCAAATTATTGATGAGTTGAAAAATGGGGCTGAAGGCTATGAGTGTGTGGATTGCCACACCGGGGATGTGCTTGATGCAGGACATGCAGGAAAAATTGATGCGAATTGTACCAAGACTTGTCATAAAAGCAGTTTAACGGAAGAACATTTGAATAATCCCGTTACGCAGGCAAATAATCAAGATAATCCTTTAACATGTAACACGTGTCATGCGAATCCGGACGTAAAATTTGTAATAGCTATAGGAGATACTGATTGTGCCGCCTGCCATTACCACGCTCATAATTTAAATATAGTTCAGCAGGTTCCGGCAAACATACCATTGTATCCAGGATTTGAGTGGTCTACTCCTCAAAATGCAGAAATTTGGCTGGGCGAACCATGGTTTGATGTGACTTATCAGGCTAATTCCAAACGGATTGTATCAAACAGGCGCTCAGATGTTAATTCAGAACAGATAAAGGACTTTTACTTGACAAATATGACTACTCTGGGGTGGATGTCTTTATCTGAAGAAACTATAAATAGAACTATAATACTCAAATTCAACAGTGGCAAACGATATGCGTCTGTTATGATTTACGATTCCGAGGTTCCGGAAGGGCAAACAACAGTTCCGGCAGGGATAAAAATTGACATATTTTACAAATAATAATAAATAATATTGTTTTTTGATTTTATTGAAAAAGATATGCTGATTACTTGGGCATATCTTTTTTTGTGTTTACTTAAATGTATTTATATACAAGTATTATTGGAGCCAGAGCTACTAAACTATGAAACCTACTTAAGATATAAGGGGCGTGATAACAGGCATATTTTATACGAAAATAATATTTAAGTAATTAGGAAAAACGGGCGTTTTGAGGGAAATAAGTCGAAAAAATTAGCGATATCGAGTAATTTCCAGAATTTAAAAGGTATTGTAACATAAATCCAGTTAAGATAAGTTGAGAAATCAAGCGATAAATATTATGATATAAAAGTGGCTAAATATGTAATTTTCTAATGTAGGGCTTTTATGAAGGAGGTGAAATCAGGAGTGCAGAAGGTAACTGAAAAAATATTAAAAAAAGGAGGTGAAATCGTGTATAAAAGAAAAGTGGTTTTATTAATTATGTTGCTTGTGGGTATTATGGGTTATGTCGCAGTTGAACCTGCAGCAGCGCAGACTACAACTGATTGCACAAACTGCCATGGAGATGTAGTGAGCAATTTTGATTTAGCGCCGCCGGTTCCGCAAAACACCTGTGCAATTTGCCATAATCATTATGCAATGAATGCTAACCATCCTTACCCAAGTTGGACGGCAGTATATGTTGATGGAATAGGGTATTTTAAATCGCCGGACAGTGTTACAGTAGGACCACCAGCCATCCACTCATATCATAACGGTATGAATACTCCTGCATTAACCAGCAGTTGTGCGAAGTGCCACAAAGCTGTAAACTGTGAAACATGTCACCAACCAGTGAATCACAAAGAACATGGCAGCACACAGGTGACTTCTTATCCTTCTTTTGAGGTAGCTACAGGTACCAGTTATGTTTCTCAGACATTAACATGTGCCACATCTCAATGCCATAAGTTTTACACAACTGGTGGTGTCCTAAGAACCAACCCCGACGGCACTCAGCTCTGCCTTAACTGCCACAGCACCGACAAATCAGGTCACACCGAAGCACAGCTTGCCACCGCCCACAGTACTACCTTTACCCAAACACTTATTCCTGAATCCAACAACGAACCCATTAACTGTACGAGCTGTCACGATAGTTATCTGAACAGGGAACACTTCAACAACAGCAACGACTGTACCACCTGCCACAGTTCCACTACGCCTGCTGAGGTAAAAGCTGTGGTTGACAGCGCCAAAGGTGTTGAGGCCAACCGGGCCTGTGAAAAGTGCCACTTTAACATGGCCGTGCTGCCGACACGCCCGTTGAGTCACCCGTTGTACCACGTGGCTGACAAGAGCAACGGCCTCAGTGTGGTCGGAGGACCGCATACAAGCTGTAATACCTGCCATGACAGGGCTGAAATTCAGGGTACTATCAAAACCCTCGCCTACAGTAGTGTAAAAGACTACTCCTGTTTAGACTGTCATACGGGCGGAACCAATCCGAAGGCTCCGGTGCACAAGGCCTATTACAACGGCCAGCCAATGGCCATTATGGACGTACATACCAGTTGCGCTGTTTGTCACACTCCCGGCACCACCTATGCGGCCAAGGTTGAAACTATCGCTACCGCATTGAAGGCTAACCCAGCAGGAAGTTACTCTTGTACTGAGTGCCATACCGGTACTGCCGGCCACAAGGCTACTTTTGAGGGAGTAACCTATAACGACACGACAGCCTTCCACCTGGCATGTACTGATTGTCACAACGATACTTACAAGAGTACTATAGCCAGCCTGAAAGAACAGGTTAAACTCGGGTTAAGCTACGATTGTGCGGCCTGCCACAGCGCCGGCGCCACCAAGGGGGTATCACCTTATTACCCGGTACACCAAGCTGGAAATGATGCCGTTGTCGGGTTCCACCCGGCATCCTGCAACACCTGTCACGGAGTGGTTAACGGCAAGTACAACATAAACCTGGATGGTCTCAGGTCCAAACTGCCTGCGCCGGGATACGCTTGTACTGACTGTCATAATGGGACAGTGACGGAAAGCGGTCTGGTGGCTAACGCTCCTTACCACAAGGCGCAGGATGACAAGGGCACCGTTTATGTGACCACAGACTTTCACCCGACCTGTGGAACCTGTCACGACAGCGCCGATGCCAATGTGGTAAATACCATCAACACCAAGTCCGGCACCACCACGCCATATCTGTGCGCTGACTGCCATACCGGCGGACTGGCTGCCCTGCACAATGCCAAGTGGACCAATGGAACGGCTTACGAGACCACCCAGTTCCATAAGGATTGTGCCCAGTGCCATGCCAACACCAATCAGGCAGTAACCGATAAAATTCACAGTCTGAGCGGCAGTACCACAGGCTATAACTGTACCGATTGCCACAACGGCCAAGTAGTTCCGGCTGCCAGGCACGCAGCTAAATTGAACGCCAATGACGCTGCTGAGCAGGAGACAACCCAGTACCACCTGAAGTTATCGGCAACTGCGGCAGAGTCGTGCTTCCAGTGCCATAACAATGAACTGGTGGCTGCTGATATGACCGCTATTTTCTCCGCGGTGAAGAGTGGAAACGGCTACCTGTGTACTGACTGCCATAATAACGGTACCAGCGCGCCTTATACGCCCAATCACTCAGCCGTACTTGACGCGGAGAGGTTCGACACCTTAACCCTGCATCCGGCCTGTACCACCTGCCATACTACGGCAGCAGATACCAACATCAGGAATCTGAAGGGGCAGACAGGTTACGAGTGTCAGGTATGTCACGGTGACGTTTCAGCCAAGCACACCAGTCCGACAGTACTGACCGGTGGTATGATTACCTGTGCATGGTGCCACAACAGTGATTTGGTAACGACACACCTGAATCCGCCCGTGCGATTAGCCAAAACCATGCAATGTACCACCTGTCACGGAGCGGCATCACCGGTTAAAACTCAAGTGCAGCTTGGCCAGAAGGAATGTGCCAACTGCCATGACGGCGTAACTATCGACGGCATTCACCCAGGAAAACAATATGTGCCCAAGCATACGGCCGTATTCCCGACCTTCCTGCCCGAATACAGCCCGAACTGCGTGAACTGCCATAGCGGTTCAACACCGGGTACAGTGCCGACTATTGATTCTTTGCACTCGGCGTACTTGGTCGGCTGTTCGGAATGCCACAACGATACTACCTTTAAGCCGGCTGTAACCAGTCTGAGCACCAACTGTGCCGGCTGCCATGACAATGCCGTCAAACCTGGCATGGATATGACCGAAACCCACAAGGCATTCCATAACGCCAATACTGCCAAGTACCCGGCCACAGCCGCATGTCTGGAATGCCATGCCAAGGACGCCACAGTTGACGGCCAGAGCTTACTGGGAGTGCATAAAAAGAACCCAGCTTCCACCGTCACCTGCGACACCTGCCACGGCGCTAATGCCCGGGCAGAAGTCAAGGCGGCAGTGGCGGCAAATGACATAAGCTGCCAGGCTTGTCATGCTAATGTAAGCCACAACCACGATGTAAAAGCATATGAAGCCAATACAGATGTAAACTGTGTCAACTGCCATGCCACCGACAGCACCACCAAGACTACCGAGCTGAGCAAGCTGCACAGTAAATACGGGAAAGATTGTTCAGCATGTCACACCGCGCCCTTTGAGACAGCGGTGATTGCCAAAGACGGCACTATCGACATGCTGAAGAACGGTACCGAACCAATTTACTGCAGTACGTGCCATAACGGCGATACAGCCAACGGTTACCCGGCAACCAGGGAAACCAGGCACGCGCCAGAACACAAGGCCAGTCAGAGTGAAGCAGTAACCTGCAGCACCTGCCATGACGGGACAACAGTACAGGGGTCCTTCAATATCGCCGCCAATACGCCCGTTGACGTGACTGGAATCCACAGCAGCAATAACTGCAATACCTGTCATGATAACGCCAACGTACAGGGAGTGATCAGCGCCAAGGTTGGTCTGGCCAACGGTACATACAACTGTACCGAATGCCATGACGGGACCAAGGCGAAAACCCATAACAAGCTGCATACAGTAACAGCGTTTACCGATGACGGGGCTACCGGCTGTACCAACTGCCACAATGCCGACGTAACTGTGCAGCACAGTGAGAGCTTCAAGGCAGGGCTGAACTGCGATACCTGCCACGGCACAAACGCAGCCAACGTACTGCCCAATACGCCCGTTGTAATCAAGAATAACCTGAGCACCAATGCTAGCCGGACAGGATATACCTGTACCGATTGCCACGGTAATGTGTCTCATCAGCATAAAGTGGCCAAGACTGGTTACCAGGCCATGCCTGCGGTTGAATGTTCCACCTGCCACGCCACCAATACGGCCACAGGCGAGGCGGAGCTGTACGAACTGCACAGTAAAGCCGGTATACCCAACTTTGGCTGTGCCACATGCCATAACAGCACCTTCGAAGGCGTGGGCAAACCCATTTCCGGTGACAAGAACCTGGATATGATGAGAAATGGCGCGCCCATTTACTGTACCGACTGCCATAACGGCAGCCTGACCAATACAGTGGATTCGGGCCATCAGCCAGAGCATACCGCCAAGCATAGCGCTACCGGCATGAGCTGTGACAGTTGTCATGGATT includes the following:
- a CDS encoding cytochrome c3 family protein, which encodes MYKRKVVLLIMLLVGIMGYVAVEPAAAQTTTDCTNCHGDVVSNFDLAPPVPQNTCAICHNHYAMNANHPYPSWTAVYVDGIGYFKSPDSVTVGPPAIHSYHNGMNTPALTSSCAKCHKAVNCETCHQPVNHKEHGSTQVTSYPSFEVATGTSYVSQTLTCATSQCHKFYTTGGVLRTNPDGTQLCLNCHSTDKSGHTEAQLATAHSTTFTQTLIPESNNEPINCTSCHDSYLNREHFNNSNDCTTCHSSTTPAEVKAVVDSAKGVEANRACEKCHFNMAVLPTRPLSHPLYHVADKSNGLSVVGGPHTSCNTCHDRAEIQGTIKTLAYSSVKDYSCLDCHTGGTNPKAPVHKAYYNGQPMAIMDVHTSCAVCHTPGTTYAAKVETIATALKANPAGSYSCTECHTGTAGHKATFEGVTYNDTTAFHLACTDCHNDTYKSTIASLKEQVKLGLSYDCAACHSAGATKGVSPYYPVHQAGNDAVVGFHPASCNTCHGVVNGKYNINLDGLRSKLPAPGYACTDCHNGTVTESGLVANAPYHKAQDDKGTVYVTTDFHPTCGTCHDSADANVVNTINTKSGTTTPYLCADCHTGGLAALHNAKWTNGTAYETTQFHKDCAQCHANTNQAVTDKIHSLSGSTTGYNCTDCHNGQVVPAARHAAKLNANDAAEQETTQYHLKLSATAAESCFQCHNNELVAADMTAIFSAVKSGNGYLCTDCHNNGTSAPYTPNHSAVLDAERFDTLTLHPACTTCHTTAADTNIRNLKGQTGYECQVCHGDVSAKHTSPTVLTGGMITCAWCHNSDLVTTHLNPPVRLAKTMQCTTCHGAASPVKTQVQLGQKECANCHDGVTIDGIHPGKQYVPKHTAVFPTFLPEYSPNCVNCHSGSTPGTVPTIDSLHSAYLVGCSECHNDTTFKPAVTSLSTNCAGCHDNAVKPGMDMTETHKAFHNANTAKYPATAACLECHAKDATVDGQSLLGVHKKNPASTVTCDTCHGANARAEVKAAVAANDISCQACHANVSHNHDVKAYEANTDVNCVNCHATDSTTKTTELSKLHSKYGKDCSACHTAPFETAVIAKDGTIDMLKNGTEPIYCSTCHNGDTANGYPATRETRHAPEHKASQSEAVTCSTCHDGTTVQGSFNIAANTPVDVTGIHSSNNCNTCHDNANVQGVISAKVGLANGTYNCTECHDGTKAKTHNKLHTVTAFTDDGATGCTNCHNADVTVQHSESFKAGLNCDTCHGTNAANVLPNTPVVIKNNLSTNASRTGYTCTDCHGNVSHQHKVAKTGYQAMPAVECSTCHATNTATGEAELYELHSKAGIPNFGCATCHNSTFEGVGKPISGDKNLDMMRNGAPIYCTDCHNGSLTNTVDSGHQPEHTAKHSATGMSCDSCHGFTAAAGQAVDIKSTDIHPGGCNTCHSGASNTPAQQKAIVIIANGVGKANPEYNCEDCHGQIHLGWDAKHKPTFPADPNMNCANCHDNYLPAEHTKALTAATGIGYEIFRATSSSGPWTSIGKTTATAFADTGLAADTTYYYKVRAYDGKPNYSADSAVVSVRTLPATSVSIVNPDSARYASGNNGESSNDPSSTTDVLSKLTDNSNSTYVTVKENGSSDQYIFVRVAEEAQKYAKVELKLSVRYYNGTNLRIYPYATDTGIYTSSTGYYVNGPVSSSSSSFITETIDVTKAAQAMSGFGWMKFRIKPDPGKSASVYIANVQLVLTQNTASGGSVSNPPGDLSPNSGDTVAPSVPTGLTARADYYDRVDLSWTASTDTGGPGSEAQTCVLCHSSTAPDRVKTAVRNKNANCSACHDIHGDIATVHTAPDFGFTSYNWNCSKCHSAVLTDEHAKRGLNCATCHDSAKAKVRAAIDSTATDGSNRKCSNCHTGTADGAGAIHTDIATPHLTGIFPTATDADCLNCHDTQKAEFADTRAAYHVVAGLSSKASGYGKYISPWTATSVVGCKGCHGDNNDGKAQQANILKRPYTYTANSGQADMLCFLCHDRATYGYGGSSSGTSGFSEGGKNLHNIGDHKVNGVVQCSWCHAAVPHGTAKAHLIVTKSDPNSAGNLLTNFTHPASGNYSKRSCGSDSKQCDDHKGY
- the cwcA gene encoding cell-wall cytochrome A; translation: MKKLVLISLVAGLITLMVSANAFAEEPYYHGDFAADTTGCAKCHVTHAGAAKALLIAGPKQTDFCYYCHNGILKSPYDAENGQIETSTGLHASLAGGFLKTFDFDNKVYGTDDSNTANYVYSTSVHGVENYDSNDWLNGVQIPGGSNTLTGDFRCGSCHDPHAGGTYPAAGVMPRLLKKTLPAANLNPADHQDWEFTAVAASTTGGFKSKVVTDYGVNAGVWCAGCHDLFNQTAHNAGQTQETITGKYMHRMNFVINASQVTNIQHATIDKLALADNAGAKTLTCLTCHRAHGTASSVNAGLVFPRAASYLHGDGTAASNTQRSSVLLREKNRDVCYDCHGAAQYNTPTLQAN
- a CDS encoding cytochrome c3 family protein produces the protein MGRNRILMFGLLTVVVVGILVSLPAVRQELRQILNTIQLYISDNPTGPKLPDRENDKKECGYCHSDKSRDFSKKYQHAPFAKWFCKDCHASHTVGSGKYEYVVEIDKLCTTCHFNRKPNALYPYQHMPYQKGHCTDCHDPHASDYEYLLRMPQKELCTSCHRMEIFWNFSVKHKPYEIGACADCHDPHASKYRGMTRLPGKALCFTCHYDRQSETLQPVQHLPFSTGECTNCHGAHATNADALLLLPGNSLCLSCHVGMNEKLKTGYVHTPVKRKCTECHVPHASRYPALLPEQRTNLCYLCHGDLRPEFQKASRHPVGNGLLECDGCHDPHVGKGPKLEREKGNQLCYLCHLGLESTYEQLAHAKKAKGPGGVGACTNCHVPHGSQWKPLLRDKQEPMCNNCHTKIAKARINHPFGEQYKDPWHGGTMHCTSCHGPHGTPYKKFTLLPDDGFCLKCHGEKRKDNAKYYTVHRLVPAKNEPKPKEVETKVPPRSANKTKAINKKAGGP
- a CDS encoding tetratricopeptide repeat protein; this encodes MEQTNSEVSLRTAVIILIAVITALAVIGLYVGNKFFWKPVDARTVAEKRFDSIETAYKNNPKDKQAALAYAIALYTQGKNGAAEKLFAELARKNPGDNAILVNYASFKKDTGDRKKAAELFEKVLKKSPYFVPANVQYAVLLREQGKYEEALTKIDNALRIEPAAADILLEKAKIYIAMKDGQKAKEYLQRALKFVPNYEEAQKLMKQLEQEGK